Proteins co-encoded in one Ruegeria pomeroyi DSS-3 genomic window:
- a CDS encoding site-specific integrase → MAGLRQTEIREKVQAYFKAQLDQYLDWLDQRGLSKNALTDAREEMLDHESLLELETTSPMWLPISRFKRVMDVSDEQWDASQPRITYQLRKGRRDMLRRVLEAAEGLERYSYDDAPAIAPAALEALPAAPSVTLEQAIADYMDEHAHRWDEKYTDQIQAFLNILIEYCGADRQLATITKQDAQEIKKVVRALPQNRHVKPELKSLSLCEVIQVAGHPKISITTVNNHISNFIRFFKWAKNNDYTPHALFEGMKMAKAKASETNRKPFSPAQTQLMYRELTENTSGLVRKDSHRWGALLGMFTGARLNEICQLLVSDIQQDQGIHFLNIDDEGDERKRVKTRASKRKVPIHPELIHLGFLDFVESRAQHDRLFFDFEYNRNGGYGRSLSRWFNENTFLPKLGIKSRELVFHSFRHTMVTRLSQAGEAEPLVKCIVGHERSGVTQEVYFREGYTLVQLKAAIDKFKIA, encoded by the coding sequence AACGCCCTGACCGATGCCCGCGAAGAAATGCTAGACCATGAAAGCCTGCTTGAGTTGGAAACAACCTCCCCGATGTGGTTGCCGATCTCCCGGTTCAAGCGGGTCATGGACGTGTCAGACGAACAATGGGACGCAAGCCAGCCCCGCATCACCTACCAGCTACGCAAAGGCCGCCGGGACATGCTCAGGCGCGTTCTGGAAGCCGCTGAGGGCCTTGAGCGTTATTCCTATGACGACGCCCCGGCCATTGCTCCTGCCGCTCTAGAGGCGCTTCCAGCCGCTCCCAGCGTCACGCTAGAGCAAGCTATCGCGGATTACATGGACGAGCACGCCCACCGCTGGGACGAAAAATACACCGACCAGATACAGGCCTTCCTGAATATTCTTATCGAATACTGCGGGGCAGATCGCCAGCTTGCGACGATCACCAAGCAAGACGCGCAGGAAATCAAGAAAGTTGTTCGAGCATTGCCACAGAACCGGCATGTCAAACCCGAACTGAAAAGCCTTTCTTTGTGCGAAGTGATACAGGTCGCTGGGCACCCCAAGATTTCGATTACAACCGTCAACAACCACATCTCGAACTTCATACGCTTCTTTAAGTGGGCGAAGAACAATGACTACACGCCCCACGCTTTGTTTGAGGGCATGAAGATGGCAAAGGCCAAGGCAAGCGAGACCAACAGAAAGCCGTTCAGCCCGGCGCAAACCCAACTCATGTATCGGGAGTTGACGGAAAACACCTCTGGCCTTGTGCGCAAGGATAGCCACAGGTGGGGCGCTTTGCTCGGCATGTTCACCGGGGCTCGCTTGAACGAGATTTGCCAACTGTTGGTTTCCGACATTCAACAGGACCAAGGCATACATTTCTTGAACATTGACGACGAAGGCGATGAACGGAAGCGGGTTAAAACACGGGCCAGCAAGCGCAAGGTGCCGATACACCCGGAGCTGATTCACCTTGGCTTTCTAGACTTTGTCGAAAGCCGCGCTCAACATGACCGCCTATTTTTCGACTTCGAGTATAACCGCAATGGCGGTTATGGGCGCAGCCTGAGCCGGTGGTTCAACGAAAACACGTTCCTTCCAAAGCTGGGGATCAAGAGCCGGGAATTGGTGTTCCATAGCTTCCGCCATACGATGGTGACCCGCCTGAGCCAAGCCGGGGAAGCCGAACCGCTTGTGAAGTGCATTGTCGGCCATGAACGCTCAGGCGTGACGCAGGAAGTCTATTTCCGAGAGGGCTACACTTTGGTACAACTCAAGGCAGCGATTGATAAGTTCAAGATCGCGTGA
- a CDS encoding helix-turn-helix domain-containing protein, which yields MTKTLRTPEHVYLCQRLRQARLDAGLTQADLAERLDKPQSFVAKVETRERRLDVIEFAKWMAACEGLDVVSEIVATIAEGRAQA from the coding sequence TTGACCAAGACACTTCGCACACCGGAACACGTCTACCTGTGCCAGCGGCTCAGGCAGGCGCGGCTTGATGCGGGGCTGACCCAAGCGGACTTGGCCGAACGGCTGGACAAGCCGCAATCTTTCGTTGCCAAGGTCGAGACGCGGGAACGCAGACTGGACGTGATCGAGTTCGCCAAGTGGATGGCGGCGTGCGAAGGCTTGGACGTGGTGTCGGAGATCGTGGCGACCATTGCGGAAGGGCGGGCCCAAGCCTGA
- a CDS encoding M20 aminoacylase family protein, which yields MKILPAIEQSRSELETIFKDLHAHPEIGFTETRTAAIVAEKLRAYGVDEVHEGIARTGVVALIRGKGDGNRRIGLRADMDALPIHEETGLAYASTRPGIMHACGHDGHTTMLLGAAKHLAETRDFSGTAVLIFQPAEEGLGGARGMLADGLFDRFPCDEVYGMHNWPNGTPGKFRIVKGAAMAGASFFDIHIKGKGSHGAMPQDSRDPLIVASALVGQIQTIVSRNIPPLDACVVSVTQIHSGSAYNVVPDTATLAGTIRYFKDEVCALAEQRMQELCDGLAAAYGVEIRLELRNIFNVLENDADLSDAYMEAACDIVGAENVIERKEPVTGSEDFADMLRAVPGAYCTLSHAGNVPVHNPGYVLDPEILPVGASILARIVERRLSPAA from the coding sequence ATGAAGATCCTGCCCGCCATCGAGCAAAGCCGGAGTGAGCTTGAAACCATCTTCAAGGATCTGCACGCACATCCCGAGATCGGTTTTACCGAGACCCGAACCGCGGCCATCGTCGCCGAGAAACTGCGCGCCTATGGCGTGGACGAGGTGCATGAGGGGATCGCCCGGACCGGCGTCGTGGCCCTGATCCGGGGCAAGGGCGACGGCAACCGCCGCATCGGGCTGCGCGCCGATATGGACGCCCTGCCGATCCACGAGGAAACGGGGCTTGCCTATGCCTCGACCCGGCCCGGCATCATGCATGCCTGCGGCCATGACGGGCATACGACCATGCTGCTGGGCGCAGCCAAGCACCTGGCCGAGACCCGCGATTTCTCGGGCACTGCGGTTCTGATCTTCCAGCCCGCCGAAGAGGGGCTGGGCGGCGCGCGCGGAATGCTTGCCGATGGCCTGTTCGATCGGTTTCCCTGCGACGAGGTCTATGGGATGCACAACTGGCCCAACGGCACGCCGGGCAAGTTCCGCATCGTGAAGGGCGCGGCGATGGCAGGGGCCAGTTTCTTTGACATCCACATCAAGGGAAAGGGCAGCCACGGCGCCATGCCCCAGGACAGCCGCGATCCGCTGATCGTGGCAAGCGCGCTTGTCGGCCAGATCCAGACGATCGTGTCGCGCAACATCCCTCCGCTTGACGCCTGCGTGGTCTCAGTGACGCAGATCCATTCGGGGTCGGCCTATAATGTGGTGCCCGACACTGCCACGCTGGCGGGCACGATCCGCTACTTCAAGGACGAGGTCTGCGCGCTGGCGGAGCAGCGGATGCAAGAGCTTTGTGACGGGCTCGCGGCCGCCTATGGTGTCGAGATCCGGCTCGAATTGCGCAACATCTTCAACGTCCTCGAAAACGACGCCGATCTGTCGGACGCCTATATGGAAGCGGCCTGCGATATCGTCGGCGCGGAAAACGTGATCGAGCGCAAGGAGCCGGTCACCGGCTCCGAAGACTTCGCCGACATGCTGCGCGCGGTGCCGGGCGCCTATTGTACACTTAGCCATGCCGGCAACGTGCCGGTGCATAATCCCGGCTATGTGCTTGACCCGGAAATCCTGCCGGTTGGCGCCTCGATCCTTGCCCGGATCGTGGAACGCCGACTAAGCCCGGCCGCGTGA
- a CDS encoding M20/M25/M40 family metallo-hydrolase produces the protein MPYLDLPFDADAMLAGLKPWIECESPTFDAAAVNRMMSLAAYDLSQMGVVERIPGRMGFGDSLRVRLPHPRAGEPGILIAGHMDTVHPIGTLAKLPFRREGDLCYGPGIQDMKGGNYCALEALRQIAAAGLHTPLPVTVLFTPDEEVGTPSTRELIESEARRNRYVLVPEPALPNGGVVIGRYAIARFNLRTTGRPSHAGARLAEGRSAIAAMARRILDIEAMTGADCTFSVGVIHAGQWVNCVSSSCEAEALSMAKRQEDLDDGIARMLALAGEADDVLFEVTRGVTRPVWQPNQPGTMQMYDLAREIAGEMGVELPCDSAGGGSDGNFTGALGIATLDSLGVRGKGLHTLTEHIEVASLPERARLMAGLLLRLE, from the coding sequence ATGCCTTATCTCGATCTACCCTTCGACGCAGACGCAATGCTGGCGGGCCTCAAGCCCTGGATCGAATGCGAAAGCCCGACCTTCGACGCCGCCGCCGTGAACCGGATGATGAGCCTTGCGGCCTATGATCTGTCACAGATGGGGGTCGTCGAACGCATCCCCGGGCGGATGGGCTTTGGCGATAGCCTGCGCGTGCGCCTGCCGCACCCCAGGGCAGGCGAACCCGGTATCCTGATAGCGGGTCACATGGACACGGTGCACCCGATCGGCACGCTTGCCAAATTGCCGTTCCGGCGCGAGGGCGATCTTTGCTATGGCCCCGGTATCCAGGACATGAAGGGGGGTAATTACTGCGCGCTCGAAGCGCTGCGCCAGATCGCGGCGGCGGGCTTGCATACCCCCTTGCCGGTCACGGTTCTCTTCACTCCGGATGAAGAGGTCGGCACGCCCTCGACACGCGAACTGATCGAATCCGAGGCGCGGCGAAACCGATACGTGCTGGTGCCCGAACCGGCGTTGCCCAATGGCGGCGTGGTGATCGGACGCTATGCCATCGCGCGGTTCAACCTGCGCACCACCGGACGGCCCAGCCACGCGGGCGCGCGTCTGGCCGAGGGCCGGTCGGCAATTGCCGCCATGGCCCGGCGTATCCTGGATATCGAAGCGATGACAGGCGCGGACTGCACCTTCAGCGTCGGTGTGATTCATGCGGGGCAATGGGTGAATTGCGTGTCATCCAGCTGCGAGGCCGAGGCGCTGAGCATGGCCAAGCGGCAGGAAGACCTTGACGATGGCATCGCGCGGATGCTGGCGCTGGCGGGCGAGGCGGACGATGTCCTTTTCGAGGTGACGCGCGGCGTGACGCGGCCTGTCTGGCAGCCGAACCAGCCCGGCACGATGCAGATGTATGACCTCGCGCGCGAGATTGCCGGCGAGATGGGGGTCGAGCTGCCCTGCGACAGCGCGGGCGGCGGGTCGGATGGCAACTTTACCGGCGCGCTGGGGATCGCAACGCTCGACTCGCTGGGGGTGCGGGGGAAGGGGCTGCACACGCTCACCGAACATATCGAAGTGGCAAGCCTGCCCGAACGCGCGCGTCTCATGGCGGGGCTTTTGCTGCGGCTCGAATAG
- a CDS encoding ATP-dependent nuclease, producing MLEANRIRTTQADANRLTPVVIVEEPESFLHPSAQAEFGKVLNNLADDFGIQILATTHSPYMLNQTNPHANLLLERHVYRKRLKETRRVETEGDDWMLPFADNLGVVAGEFIPWKKIVSSPNSKIVLVEGDIDVEYFALLKNKYPNIYQLPDEIEVVGYGGKDALKNTQVLQFMLSRLERVFITFDLDVEKEVKGKLESIGLSDGANFCAVGVDKPGKECIEGLLPDSILKAVYSENVDDVAALGSTHSGAKKSAKSNLKKAALAKFRATDLEEADLAEMKKLMSKIAKAFTRS from the coding sequence GTGCTCGAGGCGAACCGAATTCGCACAACACAGGCTGATGCAAATCGTCTGACACCGGTGGTTATTGTGGAAGAGCCTGAGAGCTTCTTGCATCCCTCTGCTCAAGCTGAATTCGGGAAGGTACTAAATAACTTGGCAGATGACTTTGGCATCCAGATTTTGGCTACAACTCATAGCCCATATATGCTGAACCAGACAAACCCGCACGCCAACTTGTTGCTTGAACGCCATGTCTACAGAAAACGACTGAAAGAAACACGTCGCGTGGAAACAGAAGGTGATGACTGGATGCTTCCCTTTGCTGACAACCTTGGAGTTGTAGCTGGAGAGTTCATCCCTTGGAAAAAGATTGTCTCTTCACCAAACTCAAAAATCGTTCTGGTGGAGGGCGATATTGACGTAGAGTACTTTGCTCTTCTCAAGAACAAGTACCCTAACATCTATCAGTTGCCCGATGAGATTGAGGTCGTTGGATATGGTGGCAAAGATGCTTTGAAAAACACCCAAGTTTTACAGTTTATGCTGTCGCGCTTGGAGCGGGTTTTCATCACATTTGATCTCGATGTAGAGAAAGAGGTCAAGGGCAAGCTAGAATCTATCGGTCTAAGCGATGGTGCAAACTTTTGTGCAGTGGGTGTCGACAAGCCGGGGAAGGAGTGTATCGAAGGCTTGCTGCCAGACTCCATACTTAAAGCCGTCTATTCGGAGAATGTAGATGATGTTGCAGCACTTGGGTCAACACATAGCGGCGCAAAAAAATCGGCAAAGAGCAACCTGAAGAAAGCCGCTCTTGCGAAGTTTCGCGCCACTGATTTGGAGGAAGCCGACCTTGCTGAAATGAAAAAGCTAATGAGCAAGATTGCTAAAGCGTTCACGCGATCTTGA
- a CDS encoding AAA family ATPase has translation MKLREVSAKNFRTLEDLTINFNADYCTLSGRNNAGKTAIVTIIRHFLDDERERFHGENSLSFERDKTQWAECEEMSVSIRLELDRHDDAEIFFEVDRFAPQVIEGDTAFVRLTETFFAESERELTCRLNSNDVDGQAASAIAKTLKSSATLVVHNSTVPTGRRYYYISGEMTEVLESHFSQEDRKKIAEAEKRLSNRVKAASKEHKEELNQLLGRLGENYDVELTTLERGRSSRFPLSVRLNDKSVNANLGGWGSGT, from the coding sequence ATGAAACTGCGAGAAGTTAGCGCAAAGAATTTTCGTACACTTGAAGATCTTACCATTAATTTCAATGCTGATTACTGCACTCTCAGTGGGCGCAACAATGCCGGCAAAACCGCGATAGTAACCATAATTCGTCATTTTCTTGACGATGAACGAGAGCGTTTTCATGGCGAAAACTCATTGTCCTTCGAGCGAGATAAGACTCAATGGGCTGAATGCGAAGAAATGAGTGTATCAATTCGACTCGAGCTTGATCGTCACGATGATGCAGAAATCTTTTTTGAGGTCGACAGGTTTGCGCCACAAGTGATTGAAGGCGACACAGCTTTCGTCAGACTGACCGAGACGTTCTTCGCGGAATCAGAGAGAGAGTTGACCTGCCGATTGAACAGCAATGACGTTGATGGGCAAGCAGCAAGCGCAATTGCTAAAACCCTCAAGTCGTCTGCTACTCTTGTGGTTCACAACTCTACAGTACCAACGGGCCGCAGATATTACTATATCTCAGGTGAAATGACTGAGGTGTTGGAGTCCCATTTTTCGCAGGAAGATCGCAAGAAGATTGCGGAAGCAGAAAAACGCTTGTCGAATCGAGTGAAAGCAGCTTCGAAGGAACACAAAGAAGAATTGAACCAGTTGCTGGGGCGATTGGGAGAAAACTATGATGTCGAGCTTACTACACTGGAGCGTGGAAGATCCTCTCGGTTCCCATTGAGCGTGCGTCTGAATGACAAGAGTGTAAATGCAAACCTAGGTGGCTGGGGGTCAGGCACGTAG